A genomic window from Gossypium hirsutum isolate 1008001.06 chromosome D12, Gossypium_hirsutum_v2.1, whole genome shotgun sequence includes:
- the LOC107945789 gene encoding ammonium transporter 2 member 3 → MFHVKENSKNACPLYSKHPQVCPKFQRREFPSPFMSFEGYQSWSLPSGLVPDEASPEWLSKGDNAWELTATSFVGLQSVPGLVILYGSMVKKKWAVNSAFMALYAFAAALLCWVLWAHQMSFGYYKNSPLVGKPVNSLSNVFLLGPTHVHSMLPNADYVFYQFAFAAITVILLAGSLLGRMNFYAWMIFVPLWLTFSYSVGAFTIWGYGFLQHKIIDYAGGYVIHLSSGVAGFTAAYWVGPRHSHDRQHFPPNNIIQILGGAGFLWLGWTGFNGGSPLSAGLVTSLAVINTHICTATSLLVWLALDMAVYKKSSVIGAVQGMITGLVCITPGAGLVDPWAAALMGVMSGSIPWYTMMNLHRKSAFFQSVDDTLGVFHTHAVAGVLGGLLSGLFAKPKLLNLMYGNDVYGPGLLHSRGHIHPGLKQMAYQFVGAVFIAAWNAVVTSIICLVISRIVNLRMDEEALEVGDDAVHGEEAYALWGDGERMPKPRRLRIPLICRRLMPTPV, encoded by the exons ATGTTTCACGTTAAAGAAAACTCCAAAAATGCTTGCCCTTTATACTCAAAACACCCCCAAGTATGTCCAAAATTTCAAAGAAGAGAATTCCCATCTCCCTTTATGAGCTTCGAGGGCTATCAGTCATGGTCTCTCCCTTCAGGTCTTGTTCCTGATGAAGCATCACCTGAATGGCTTAGCAAAGGAGACAATGCATGGGAACTGACAGCAACGTCCTTTGTTGGCCTGCAAAGCGTTCCAGGGCTAGTGATACTGTATGGGAGCATGGTGAAGAAGAAATGGGCTGTCAACTCAGCTTTCATGGCCCTCTACGCCTTTGCCGCTGCTCTACTTTGCTGGGTTTTATGGGCACATCAGATGTCTTTCGGATACTATAAAAACAGCCCATTGGTTGGAAAGCCCGTTAATTCACTGTCCAACGTATTTCTTCTGGGACCAACACATGTTCATTCTATGCTGCCAAATGCTGATTATGTATTTTACCAGTTCGCTTTTGCTGCCATCACAGTGATTTTGCTGGCTGGATCATTGCTTGGGAGGATGAACTTTTACGCTTGGATGATATTTGTTCCTTTGTGGTTAACCTTTTCATATAGCGTAGGGGCATTCACCATATGGGGATATGGATTTCTTCAACACAAAATCATTGATTATGCGGGTGGATATGTCATTCATCTTTCCTCTGGGGTGGCTGGTTTTACTGCTGCATATTGG GTGGGACCTAGACATTCGCATGACAGACAGCACTTTCCACCCAACAACATAATTCAGATTTTAGGAGGTGCTGGATTTCTGTGGTTGGGATGGACTGGCTTCAATGGAGGATCTCCACTTTCAGCAGGGCTGGTCACATCTTTGGCCGTAATAAACACACATATCTGCACCGCCACCAGCCTCTTGGTCTGGCTTGCTTTAGACATGGCTGTGTACAAGAAGAGCTCGGTCATCGGTGCAGTCCAGGGGATGATCACGGGACTCGTTTGCATCACTCCTGGTGCAG GGCTTGTGGATCCATGGGCAGCGGCCTTAATGGGTGTGATGTCGGGATCAATTCCATGGTACACGATGATGAATTTGCACAGAAAATCAGCCTTCTTCCAAAGCGTGGACGATACGTTAGGGGTGTTCCATACACATGCAGTGGCTGGTGTTTTAGGAGGCCTCCTCTCCGGTCTCTTTGCAAAACCCAAGCTTCTGAACTTGATGTATGGAAATGACGTATATGGTCCAGGCTTACTCCATAGTAGGGGACATATCCACCCTGGCCTCAAACAAATGGCTTATCAGTTTGTAGGTGCCGTATTCATCGCTGCATGGAATGCTGTTGTTACTAGCATCATTTGCCTTGTTATAAGCCGCATTGTTAATTTAAGAATGGATGAAGAGGCTCTTGAGGTAGGGGATGATGCGGTGCATGGAGAGGAAGCTTATGCACTGTGGGGAGATGGTGAACGGATGCCGAAACCTCGCCGTCTCCGTATACCGCTTATTTGCCGCCGTTTAATGCCAACCCCTGTTTAA